A section of the Ranitomeya imitator isolate aRanImi1 chromosome 7, aRanImi1.pri, whole genome shotgun sequence genome encodes:
- the LOC138646114 gene encoding uncharacterized protein yields the protein MPYMFSSIFWLCYFDLTNMSDHVYLSTTQRVLLHWVLSRRFGQPYPVNADPRRRRRRLWVHPLLTQRQSKGHFQRLYSALRAHPDKFYLYTRMSIRTFDMLMEMLRPGLTYQDTWMRKAISAEERLLLTLRFLSTGLSYAGLHLEFLIGRSTISVIVRTTCSQIWLKLNEVVMPEPKMEDWVKIATGFQNNCDFPNCIGAVDGKHIRVRKPPNSGSQFYNYKQFFSVVLLAVADSNYRFIIVDIGAYGRTGDSRVFNSSIMGRRLRDNQLNLPPPQQLPGSNAEAVPFVLVGDEAFQLTRHVMRPYPRLCNSAE from the exons atgccctatatgttctctagcatattttggctgtgttactttgaccttacaaacatgtctgaccatgtgtatttaagcacaactcagcgggtgttgcttcactgggtgttgtctcgtcgctttggccagccatatccggtcaatgcagatccgcgaaggaggagacgaagattgtgggtgcatcctctattgacacaacgccagagtaaaggacatttccagagactctattcagctttgagggcccatccagacaaattttacctgtatactcgcatgtccatcaggacttttgacatgttgatggagatgttacgtcctggcctcacctatcaggacacctggatgagaaaagccatctctgctgaggagcgtctgctcctaaccttacg cttcctgtccacaggcttgtcctatgcgggtctacacctggagtttctcattgggcgttctaccatttcagtcattgttaggacaacctgttcccaaatatggctgaaacttaacgaagttgtgatgccggagccaaaaatggaggattgggtcaaaatcgccactggtttccaaaataattgtgacttccctaactgcattggagctgtggatgggaaacatatcagggtgcgtaagccgccgaactctggttcccaattctacaattataagcagtttttctctgtagttctgttagcagttgctgacagcaactacaggtttataattgtagacattggggcctatggccgaactggagactctagggtcttcaattcgtccataatgggtcggcggctacgtgacaaccagttgaacctcccaccaccacaacaactcccaggctccaatgcggaagcagtgccttttgttttggttggagatgaggccttccaactgacgaggcacgtcatgaggccttaccccaggc tctgcaattcagctgagtga